Proteins from a single region of Belliella baltica DSM 15883:
- a CDS encoding AlbA family DNA-binding domain-containing protein, whose amino-acid sequence MATANFIIKNNKELILHSLFGLLIGYFFLHPVSMVIHWVETNNSAFSWTEVERVFYDSMVHSFSFHMMPMSLAFTTLGLLGGLGSGIYYKSIKKKKYLLYGRHQLLQQSIPSLIANGKTEFVEFKPSLRHDYRQVKTDKNIELVVLKEIAGFLNAKGGTLIIGVDDYGEILGLANDYWSLKKQNKDGFQERIILLVSNSFGKDICSRIHFAFHTIQDREICALYIDPSSRPVYLSERNNTVFYLRAGNVTTPLTTSETVKYLQTRRKI is encoded by the coding sequence ATGGCCACAGCTAATTTCATAATAAAGAACAATAAGGAGTTGATCCTCCATTCCCTGTTTGGATTATTAATTGGGTATTTCTTTCTACATCCGGTAAGTATGGTCATCCATTGGGTGGAGACGAACAACTCGGCGTTCAGCTGGACTGAAGTGGAACGGGTTTTCTATGATAGCATGGTTCATTCTTTCAGCTTTCACATGATGCCCATGTCCTTAGCCTTTACAACTTTGGGATTATTAGGCGGTTTGGGATCAGGTATTTATTACAAATCCATCAAAAAGAAGAAATATCTTTTGTATGGAAGGCACCAATTGCTTCAGCAAAGTATCCCCAGCCTGATTGCTAACGGAAAAACTGAATTTGTTGAATTCAAGCCCTCTTTACGGCACGATTACAGACAGGTAAAAACCGACAAAAACATTGAATTGGTTGTATTAAAGGAAATTGCCGGCTTCCTGAATGCAAAAGGGGGAACTTTGATCATCGGGGTAGATGATTATGGTGAAATACTAGGACTTGCCAATGATTACTGGTCTTTAAAAAAGCAAAATAAGGATGGATTCCAGGAACGTATTATCCTGCTGGTGTCCAATTCATTCGGTAAAGATATTTGCTCAAGGATCCATTTTGCTTTCCACACCATTCAGGACCGGGAAATTTGTGCACTCTATATTGATCCCTCCTCGCGGCCGGTTTACCTGAGCGAGAGGAATAATACCGTCTTCTATCTAAGAGCAGGAAACGTAACAACCCCGCTTACAACAAGCGAAACTGTCAAATACCTGCAAACGAGAAGGAAAATTTAA
- a CDS encoding efflux RND transporter periplasmic adaptor subunit, which yields MKELFKNKKVLLALLMALVIGGTLGWLVKPSPNHEDTEMAVHDHDESIDEVWTCSMHPQIRLSEPGSCPICGMDLIPAATRRSSASSNPLVHEMTPEAVAMANIHTSRVTGVSPEGELFLTGKVKADERQLASVTAKFPGRIEQLFVNFTGQVVRTGERLATIYSPELVTAQKELLEAASTKETYPELYTAAREKLRLWKLNENQIDEIEKTGKVRDQFDVLADKGGIVTQRNIAVGDYVNTGSILFDVVDLSRVWIMIDAYETDLPFVKIGDEVSFTAVGIPSQTFTARVTYIDPVINPGTRAASVRAEANNRSGELRPEMFINARVKTTLRKGQSSLAIPRTALLWSGKRSIVYVKVQDSEFPVFEMREITIGSRMGEMYLVEVGLEAGEEIVTNGVFSIDAAAQLSGNYSMLMRPKTKTMEVPQSFRQQITALADAYFKVKNGLVADDAKATKSALEQLREALNQIAMDELKGQAHDHWMALKQQLSEATKMMQDEENLDGLRQHFSMLSESILEVTESFGLEKDKVYKDFCPMAFDKKGAFWLSESEEILNPYYGEAMLSCGEVKKTYLKGQKVFEEGEPAKQVAGGHNH from the coding sequence ATGAAAGAGTTATTTAAAAATAAAAAAGTCCTCCTCGCCTTGCTGATGGCATTAGTGATCGGAGGCACTTTGGGTTGGTTAGTAAAACCTTCTCCAAATCATGAGGATACAGAAATGGCCGTTCATGATCACGATGAATCTATCGATGAAGTTTGGACATGTTCCATGCACCCACAAATCAGGCTCTCGGAACCGGGGAGCTGTCCGATTTGCGGAATGGATTTAATACCTGCTGCTACCAGACGGTCATCAGCCAGTTCGAATCCATTGGTTCATGAAATGACACCCGAGGCGGTGGCCATGGCCAATATCCATACCTCCAGGGTTACAGGAGTGTCACCTGAAGGTGAGCTTTTCCTTACCGGTAAAGTGAAGGCCGATGAACGCCAGTTGGCTTCCGTTACGGCAAAATTTCCCGGGCGAATAGAGCAGCTCTTTGTAAACTTTACCGGGCAGGTGGTACGAACCGGGGAGCGATTGGCCACCATTTATTCGCCTGAGTTGGTTACAGCCCAAAAGGAATTATTGGAAGCTGCCTCTACTAAAGAGACCTACCCAGAACTTTACACTGCTGCACGTGAGAAGCTCAGGCTTTGGAAACTCAATGAAAACCAAATCGATGAAATAGAAAAAACAGGAAAAGTAAGGGATCAATTTGATGTTCTCGCAGACAAAGGAGGTATAGTGACCCAGCGAAACATTGCAGTAGGCGATTATGTAAACACCGGATCCATACTGTTTGATGTTGTGGATTTGAGCAGGGTGTGGATCATGATCGATGCATATGAAACAGACCTTCCGTTTGTGAAGATTGGTGATGAAGTGAGCTTTACTGCCGTTGGCATTCCAAGTCAAACATTTACAGCCAGGGTAACTTACATCGATCCGGTCATCAATCCCGGCACCCGGGCAGCCTCCGTTCGGGCAGAAGCTAATAACAGAAGTGGAGAACTGCGGCCTGAGATGTTCATCAATGCACGGGTAAAAACTACGCTTCGGAAAGGACAATCATCTTTGGCCATACCACGTACAGCTTTGCTTTGGTCAGGAAAACGATCCATTGTGTATGTAAAAGTGCAGGACTCAGAGTTTCCAGTATTTGAAATGCGGGAAATCACCATAGGTTCCCGTATGGGCGAAATGTACTTGGTGGAAGTTGGCCTTGAAGCTGGAGAAGAAATAGTAACCAATGGAGTATTTTCCATTGATGCTGCCGCACAGCTTTCAGGGAACTACAGCATGCTCATGCGACCAAAAACCAAAACTATGGAAGTTCCCCAGTCTTTCCGTCAACAAATCACAGCCTTGGCTGATGCATATTTCAAAGTAAAGAATGGTTTGGTCGCTGATGATGCTAAGGCGACAAAATCCGCATTGGAACAGTTACGGGAAGCCTTGAACCAAATTGCCATGGACGAACTGAAAGGCCAGGCACATGATCATTGGATGGCTTTGAAACAGCAGCTTTCAGAAGCAACTAAAATGATGCAGGATGAAGAAAACCTCGATGGCCTGCGGCAACACTTCTCGATGCTTTCAGAAAGCATACTGGAAGTGACAGAGTCCTTCGGGTTGGAGAAAGATAAAGTATACAAAGATTTCTGCCCCATGGCTTTTGACAAGAAAGGGGCTTTTTGGCTCAGTGAATCGGAGGAAATCCTGAACCCCTATTACGGAGAGGCCATGCTGTCTTGTGGAGAGGTGAAAAAGACTTATCTCAAAGGCCAAAAAGTCTTTGAGGAAGGAGAGCCAGCCAAGCAAGTAGCTGGTGGGCATAATCACTAA
- a CDS encoding DUF3347 domain-containing protein produces the protein MKTIVIIIGLLTAAFTLKVNGQHEHHNMDHSSLDHGDMVMKHDVDKAFREQLASVMTANQKLNDAFVTGEAEDVKNAIENVTTTLTAVDMKLLSGEAHMDWMNQSKVLKSQIEAMKSASSIEDQRKVFITYNETLYKSVKAFGTEDQTVFYQYCPMANGGKGATWLSLIQEIKNPYLGQKMLTCGSVKETIQ, from the coding sequence ATGAAAACGATAGTAATAATAATAGGATTATTAACGGCAGCATTTACCCTGAAGGTAAATGGTCAGCATGAGCATCATAATATGGATCATTCATCCTTGGATCACGGCGATATGGTCATGAAACATGATGTGGACAAGGCTTTTCGGGAACAGCTCGCCAGTGTCATGACAGCCAATCAAAAGTTGAACGACGCTTTTGTAACCGGTGAGGCCGAAGACGTTAAAAATGCAATTGAAAATGTTACGACAACTTTAACAGCCGTGGATATGAAATTGCTTTCAGGTGAGGCACACATGGATTGGATGAATCAATCAAAAGTTCTGAAAAGCCAAATTGAAGCTATGAAATCTGCAAGTTCGATTGAGGATCAGCGAAAAGTTTTTATCACTTACAACGAAACATTATATAAAAGTGTAAAAGCATTTGGAACGGAAGATCAAACAGTTTTTTATCAGTATTGCCCAATGGCCAATGGTGGTAAAGGAGCTACATGGCTGAGTCTCATTCAAGAAATAAAGAATCCTTATTTAGGACAAAAAATGCTAACCTGTGGCTCTGTAAAGGAGACTATTCAGTAA
- a CDS encoding DUF3659 domain-containing protein — translation MKKHFIMSIAFLVGMLLAASISFAQQKSGYKAHNYKLRNINAQGEILDEHGTKLGYISKEDIVYNNEGKKLGFIENGKVYDADGKPLGKAKKNGSYYNNQGENVVTVKGNSEICEILDPEGHKKGTVHKNYKLHACAAHCFFLEQEMKKEEDK, via the coding sequence ATGAAAAAACATTTCATCATGAGCATCGCGTTCCTGGTAGGAATGCTGCTCGCAGCAAGTATTTCTTTTGCCCAGCAAAAGAGCGGTTATAAAGCGCATAATTACAAGCTTAGAAACATTAATGCCCAAGGAGAGATCCTGGACGAACATGGGACAAAGCTTGGTTACATCAGCAAAGAAGACATTGTGTACAACAATGAAGGCAAAAAATTAGGTTTCATTGAAAATGGCAAGGTTTACGATGCCGATGGAAAACCTCTCGGAAAAGCAAAGAAGAACGGAAGCTATTACAACAATCAGGGTGAAAATGTGGTAACTGTGAAAGGTAATTCGGAGATATGTGAAATTCTTGATCCGGAAGGTCACAAAAAAGGCACGGTACACAAAAACTATAAACTACATGCGTGTGCTGCTCACTGTTTCTTCTTGGAACAGGAAATGAAAAAAGAGGAAGATAAGTAA
- a CDS encoding HYC_CC_PP family protein translates to MQRFRKISAIMLSALVLLSSTSFTLGMHFCMGQLENIAFFSGAEPCEMVTQKSPCATDKHDPDCERQQVTKKGCCEDQTLVIEGHEDLTQVSKVAVPDFQMIAVFYAVVSFLFSAPAVDYYSYNNYSPPLIERDIIVLVQSFLI, encoded by the coding sequence CTGCAACGTTTTAGAAAAATATCGGCCATAATGCTTTCAGCCTTGGTGCTGCTCAGTTCCACGAGCTTCACCCTTGGTATGCATTTTTGCATGGGGCAGTTGGAGAACATTGCATTCTTTTCAGGAGCTGAGCCATGTGAAATGGTCACACAGAAATCACCTTGTGCCACGGATAAGCATGATCCAGATTGCGAACGTCAGCAGGTCACTAAAAAGGGTTGCTGTGAAGACCAGACTTTAGTAATTGAGGGTCATGAAGATCTTACGCAAGTGTCCAAAGTTGCGGTTCCTGATTTTCAAATGATCGCAGTTTTCTACGCTGTGGTATCCTTTCTTTTCAGCGCTCCTGCAGTTGATTATTATTCGTATAACAATTATTCCCCCCCTCTGATTGAGCGTGACATTATTGTACTCGTTCAGTCCTTCCTTATTTGA
- a CDS encoding TolC family protein, translating to MRKLVIIALFCLGVQVPGLSQSLEEYLRIAAENNPELKAYFNEYLAAMEKVPQVGALPDPELSMGIFIQPMERFMGNQQADIQLMQTFPWFGMLKTQKDEASKMALARYELFRDARNSLFFQVKATWYELYRLEEEIRITEENLEILKQYERLALIRFQSPGTGGGSSSSGMSGNATMSSGNSTSSTSSTGGMGGSMNSGSTSKNSAKSNSSMNSSASMGEGKSGMSDVLRVRIEIKELENTLALLRDSRVPLVAEFNQLLNRNFDERVSPVDLLTDTALPLERLAILDSITQNNPLLKMLDAEEQAYEAQKKIARLEGRPMLGAGVNYIPFSPRIEDGMPMGGNDMVMPMVRLTIPIYRKKYNALQKEAELRQLAVQQRRENTVNQLSTQWSSAMRDLDDANRRTRLYREQTDLAKQTLNLLMTSYATDGKDFEEVLRIQQQLLDYQLSLITAIADQHTTIATLEKLAATEL from the coding sequence ATGAGAAAATTAGTAATAATAGCGCTTTTCTGTCTGGGGGTACAGGTTCCCGGACTTTCACAAAGTCTGGAAGAATACCTTCGGATTGCCGCAGAAAATAATCCGGAGCTGAAGGCATACTTCAATGAATACCTGGCAGCTATGGAGAAAGTGCCTCAGGTGGGCGCATTGCCCGACCCTGAGTTGAGTATGGGCATTTTCATTCAGCCAATGGAGCGCTTTATGGGCAACCAGCAGGCAGACATTCAACTGATGCAGACGTTCCCTTGGTTTGGGATGCTGAAAACCCAAAAGGATGAAGCCAGCAAAATGGCTCTTGCCCGGTATGAGCTCTTCCGTGATGCCAGGAACAGCCTCTTTTTTCAAGTAAAAGCCACTTGGTATGAGCTATATCGGCTGGAAGAGGAAATCAGGATTACCGAAGAAAACCTCGAAATCCTGAAACAGTATGAGCGACTGGCACTTATCCGTTTTCAGAGTCCAGGTACAGGGGGTGGTTCAAGTTCTTCCGGTATGTCGGGGAATGCTACGATGAGCAGTGGTAACTCCACCTCATCAACATCTTCTACTGGTGGTATGGGAGGAAGTATGAACAGTGGTTCTACAAGTAAAAACAGCGCAAAGAGTAATTCTTCGATGAACTCATCCGCATCAATGGGCGAGGGTAAATCTGGTATGAGTGATGTGCTTAGGGTAAGGATCGAAATCAAGGAGCTGGAAAATACACTGGCTCTACTAAGAGATTCCAGGGTACCACTTGTCGCAGAATTCAACCAACTCCTCAACCGTAACTTCGATGAGCGTGTGTCACCAGTGGATTTACTGACTGATACAGCACTGCCTTTGGAACGATTGGCAATACTGGACAGCATCACCCAAAACAACCCGCTGCTGAAAATGCTGGATGCCGAGGAACAGGCGTATGAAGCACAAAAGAAAATAGCCAGACTGGAAGGCAGACCCATGCTGGGGGCTGGGGTAAACTATATCCCTTTTTCTCCACGAATTGAAGATGGTATGCCAATGGGTGGCAATGACATGGTGATGCCTATGGTCAGGTTAACCATACCCATTTACCGTAAAAAGTACAATGCCTTGCAAAAGGAGGCGGAGCTAAGGCAATTGGCAGTGCAGCAACGAAGAGAAAACACGGTCAACCAACTCTCAACGCAATGGTCAAGCGCCATGCGTGACCTGGATGATGCAAATAGGAGAACAAGGCTGTACAGAGAGCAAACCGATCTGGCAAAGCAAACCCTGAACCTGCTCATGACCAGCTATGCCACCGATGGGAAGGATTTTGAGGAAGTGCTAAGGATACAGCAGCAACTATTGGACTATCAGCTCAGCCTGATTACTGCCATTGCGGATCAGCACACCACCATTGCTACACTGGAAAAGCTTGCTGCTACCGAACTATAA
- a CDS encoding prohibitin family protein, protein MKTRTYNYLLLSLIFSLGLSACSVVKSGQQAMKWKPYGKGLITEKVYKDGIVWNWPWNGMVKYNVQWQTYKENVAVLTKDELHINLTVSVTLRPIEAELPELELEVGQDYYNKVVRPEFISLTRNVFSNYKYSDVSPKSPEIEKTVFERLVEDTRAKHLEFDNVTVDHIEYPEVVTSAVNKKLAVEQDIEQKDYEMKIADKEAEIQRIRAKGQRDAQQIIDSGLTKTYLQYKALEVQDKLTGSNNAKFYFIPVGADGLPIIVNTDE, encoded by the coding sequence ATGAAAACAAGAACTTATAATTATTTGTTGTTATCCTTAATTTTTTCCCTAGGACTGTCAGCCTGTTCGGTAGTCAAATCAGGTCAACAAGCCATGAAATGGAAACCATATGGTAAAGGTTTGATCACGGAAAAAGTTTACAAGGATGGTATCGTATGGAACTGGCCATGGAATGGTATGGTAAAATACAATGTTCAATGGCAAACCTATAAAGAAAATGTGGCTGTTCTGACCAAAGATGAACTCCATATAAATTTGACCGTCTCAGTTACGTTGCGGCCAATAGAAGCCGAATTGCCGGAACTGGAACTGGAGGTCGGACAGGATTATTACAACAAGGTTGTTCGTCCGGAGTTTATCAGCCTCACCAGAAATGTGTTTTCCAATTACAAGTATAGTGATGTTTCACCTAAAAGTCCGGAGATAGAAAAAACAGTTTTCGAACGATTGGTTGAAGATACCAGAGCAAAGCACCTGGAATTTGATAATGTGACAGTCGATCACATAGAGTATCCCGAAGTGGTAACGAGCGCCGTCAATAAAAAACTGGCAGTCGAGCAGGACATAGAACAGAAGGACTATGAAATGAAAATTGCCGACAAGGAGGCTGAAATCCAGAGGATCAGGGCTAAGGGGCAGAGAGATGCACAGCAAATCATTGATTCAGGTTTGACTAAAACTTATCTCCAATATAAGGCCCTCGAGGTTCAGGATAAATTAACTGGCAGCAATAATGCAAAATTTTATTTCATACCTGTTGGAGCTGATGGTTTACCTATCATCGTCAATACTGATGAGTAA
- a CDS encoding efflux RND transporter permease subunit, with protein sequence MLNSIIKFFLENKLVTVLVLLLIVAWGIVTAPFNWEASFLPRDPVPVDAIPDIGENQQIVFTEWMGRSPQDVEDQITYPLTTSLLGLPGVKSVRSSSAFGFSSIYIIFNEDIEFYWSRSRVLEKLNSLPAGLLPSGVQPKLGPDATALGQVYWYTLEGRDKDGNPTGGWDLHELRTIQDYYIRYALTAVEGVAEVASVGGYVQEYQVDVDPAALKEHGVSLVDVLQAVKNSNIDVGANTIEVNRVDYFVRGLGYVKKLSDLDEAVVKVTDNVPLRIKNIAKVNIGPQPRNMSGLLDKSGADAIGGVVIARYGDNPLKIINSLKEEIETIAVGLPTKTLEDGTVSKVTIVPFYDRSGLIYETLGTLSEAISLQILITIIVIIVMLYNLRASILISALLPLAVLMCFIFMKYVGVDANIVALSGIAIAIGTMVDLGIILNENILRHMDEAPDGQSKLKTVYDATTEVASAILTAVSTTIVSFLPVFTLQAAEGKLFGPLAYTKTFALVSALIFTLIIMPAFAHWIFSMKKGKGRFGQYFNYLLIITGPIVAFTVWNWAGWVLFGFGVINVLLHHFPEKFGKHRNLMLVGFTVAMVAWLLTVEWVPLGVSNSLLVNFLFIATIIAVVLGGFSLFIRLYPRILMWCLDHKALFFTLPAIILLLGATIWMGFDKVFGIIPKATEKMGWDIRESSGWSAMAKAFPSMGKEFMPSLDEGTFLLMPTSLPHAGVEENREVLKELDMLVTAIPEVEMVVGKAGRADTAIDPAPISMFENTISYKSEYVSDINGTKLRFKVNRDGHFELKNGELYNHETMSPEQIDVGMLIPDSDGEYFRQWRDHIKSPDDIWNEILGVANIPGVTSSPRLQPIETRLVMLQTGMRAPMGIKVYGPDLATIEGFGLQLEKYLKEIPSVKAEAVFADRIVGKPYLEIDIDRIQIARYGLSIRDVQDYVETAIGGMQISRTVEGRERFPIRVRYAREWRDDPSSIETMQVPTPTGSYIPLGQLANITYRPGPEMIRGENTFLVGYVLLDKKEGFAEVTVVEDAQRYLKEKIDSGELTVPAGVRYVFSGSYENQIRAEKRLAIVVPLCLIAIFLILYFQFKSVATSMMVFTAIAMAFAGGFMMLWLYGQSWFFDFSVFGTNMRELFQMKTYNLSVAVWVGFIALFGIATDDGVVVASYLTQSFEKHSPKNIKEVRKAVLEAGMKRVTPCLMTTATTLLALLPVLTSSGRGSDIMIPMAIPSFGGMVVALITLLIVPVLYSWWGERRLRNNPEVFSES encoded by the coding sequence ATGCTCAATTCCATTATCAAATTCTTTCTCGAGAATAAGCTCGTTACCGTTCTCGTATTGCTACTCATTGTAGCCTGGGGCATAGTCACTGCTCCTTTTAACTGGGAGGCAAGTTTCCTCCCACGTGATCCCGTACCCGTAGATGCCATCCCGGATATTGGAGAAAACCAGCAAATCGTTTTCACCGAGTGGATGGGTCGTTCCCCGCAAGATGTGGAGGATCAAATCACCTACCCGCTTACCACTTCCCTACTTGGCTTGCCCGGTGTAAAAAGCGTTCGAAGTAGTTCTGCCTTTGGCTTTTCCAGCATCTACATCATCTTCAACGAAGACATTGAATTTTACTGGAGCCGGTCAAGGGTACTGGAAAAGCTCAACTCGTTACCTGCCGGCTTATTGCCCTCGGGTGTCCAACCCAAGCTTGGTCCTGATGCCACCGCCCTGGGGCAGGTGTATTGGTACACGCTGGAAGGCAGGGACAAGGACGGAAACCCTACCGGAGGATGGGACTTACACGAACTGCGCACCATCCAGGACTATTACATACGCTACGCCCTCACGGCAGTGGAAGGTGTGGCCGAAGTAGCTTCTGTAGGTGGGTATGTCCAGGAATACCAGGTGGATGTGGATCCTGCTGCCCTCAAGGAGCATGGGGTTTCCCTGGTGGATGTGTTGCAGGCCGTAAAAAACAGCAACATCGATGTTGGAGCCAATACCATTGAGGTCAACCGGGTAGATTATTTCGTCAGAGGACTCGGGTATGTTAAAAAACTAAGTGATTTGGACGAGGCAGTGGTAAAAGTCACGGATAATGTACCGCTTCGCATAAAAAACATTGCAAAGGTCAATATCGGCCCTCAACCACGGAATATGAGCGGCTTACTAGACAAATCAGGTGCCGATGCTATTGGTGGAGTGGTAATCGCCCGATATGGTGACAATCCGCTTAAAATCATTAATAGTTTAAAGGAAGAAATTGAAACGATAGCCGTGGGTTTGCCCACTAAAACCCTGGAAGACGGTACGGTATCAAAGGTTACTATTGTTCCCTTTTATGACCGTTCCGGCTTGATTTACGAAACCCTGGGTACACTTAGCGAGGCAATAAGCTTACAGATACTCATTACGATCATCGTCATTATTGTGATGTTGTATAACCTGAGGGCCTCTATTCTCATTTCCGCTTTGTTGCCTCTGGCGGTGTTGATGTGCTTCATTTTCATGAAATACGTTGGGGTAGATGCCAACATTGTGGCCTTGTCGGGTATCGCCATTGCCATAGGTACTATGGTTGACCTGGGCATTATCCTCAATGAAAATATACTCCGTCACATGGATGAGGCTCCTGATGGCCAATCCAAACTGAAAACTGTCTATGACGCTACAACAGAGGTGGCTTCCGCCATCCTGACAGCAGTAAGCACAACCATTGTCAGTTTTTTACCTGTCTTTACACTTCAGGCAGCAGAGGGAAAACTTTTCGGACCATTGGCCTACACAAAGACTTTTGCATTGGTATCGGCTCTGATTTTTACGCTCATCATTATGCCCGCTTTTGCCCATTGGATTTTCTCTATGAAAAAAGGTAAAGGACGATTTGGGCAATATTTCAATTACCTTTTGATAATAACAGGCCCTATTGTAGCATTTACGGTTTGGAACTGGGCAGGATGGGTACTCTTTGGTTTTGGGGTAATCAATGTATTATTACACCATTTTCCGGAAAAATTCGGAAAACACCGGAACCTGATGCTTGTCGGTTTTACGGTAGCCATGGTTGCCTGGCTACTGACTGTCGAATGGGTTCCATTAGGTGTTTCCAATAGTTTGCTAGTCAATTTCCTATTTATTGCAACCATTATTGCAGTGGTGCTGGGGGGCTTTTCCTTGTTCATCCGCCTATATCCCCGAATACTGATGTGGTGCCTTGATCATAAAGCACTGTTTTTTACACTTCCCGCCATCATTCTTTTACTTGGAGCCACTATATGGATGGGTTTCGATAAAGTATTTGGCATCATTCCAAAAGCAACAGAAAAAATGGGCTGGGATATAAGAGAAAGTTCTGGCTGGTCAGCGATGGCAAAAGCTTTCCCTTCAATGGGCAAGGAATTTATGCCTTCACTAGATGAGGGAACCTTCCTGCTAATGCCAACATCTTTGCCTCATGCAGGTGTGGAAGAAAACAGGGAAGTATTGAAAGAGCTGGATATGCTGGTAACCGCTATTCCCGAAGTAGAGATGGTAGTAGGTAAGGCCGGTCGGGCAGATACGGCAATTGACCCTGCTCCCATTTCCATGTTTGAAAATACCATCAGCTATAAAAGTGAATATGTTTCTGATATCAATGGGACTAAACTTCGCTTTAAAGTTAATAGAGATGGGCATTTTGAACTGAAGAACGGAGAGCTATACAACCATGAAACCATGTCTCCAGAGCAAATAGATGTCGGGATGCTCATTCCTGATTCAGATGGTGAGTATTTCCGTCAATGGCGTGACCATATTAAATCCCCGGATGATATATGGAATGAAATTTTAGGGGTGGCCAATATTCCGGGAGTAACCTCCTCTCCCAGATTGCAGCCCATTGAAACCCGCCTGGTGATGTTACAAACCGGAATGCGGGCACCTATGGGTATAAAGGTCTATGGGCCGGATCTCGCAACTATTGAAGGATTTGGACTTCAACTGGAAAAATACCTGAAAGAAATCCCTTCTGTTAAGGCCGAAGCAGTGTTTGCGGATCGAATTGTAGGGAAACCCTATTTGGAAATTGATATCGACCGCATACAGATTGCCAGATATGGTCTAAGTATCAGAGATGTTCAGGACTATGTGGAAACAGCCATTGGCGGCATGCAAATCAGCAGGACTGTTGAAGGAAGGGAGCGTTTCCCCATCAGGGTACGCTACGCAAGAGAATGGAGAGATGATCCTTCTTCCATAGAAACCATGCAGGTACCAACCCCCACAGGATCATACATTCCACTGGGGCAATTGGCCAATATTACTTACCGTCCAGGCCCTGAAATGATCCGTGGGGAAAACACTTTTCTGGTTGGGTACGTGCTGTTGGACAAAAAAGAGGGATTTGCAGAGGTGACGGTAGTGGAGGATGCCCAGCGGTATCTTAAGGAAAAAATAGATTCGGGAGAATTGACAGTTCCGGCCGGGGTACGATACGTTTTTTCGGGCAGTTATGAAAACCAAATCCGCGCAGAAAAACGTCTGGCCATTGTAGTCCCCCTGTGTTTGATAGCCATTTTCCTCATCCTGTACTTCCAATTTAAATCTGTGGCTACCAGTATGATGGTTTTCACTGCCATCGCAATGGCCTTTGCAGGAGGTTTCATGATGCTCTGGCTCTACGGGCAGAGCTGGTTTTTCGACTTTTCAGTCTTTGGTACCAATATGCGGGAATTGTTCCAGATGAAAACCTACAACCTGAGTGTGGCGGTCTGGGTTGGCTTTATTGCCTTGTTCGGGATTGCCACTGATGATGGTGTGGTGGTGGCCTCCTACCTCACACAAAGCTTTGAAAAGCACAGCCCGAAAAATATCAAAGAGGTACGAAAAGCAGTTTTGGAGGCGGGTATGAAAAGGGTAACGCCATGTCTGATGACCACTGCCACAACCCTGCTGGCGCTGCTACCTGTACTCACTTCTTCAGGCAGGGGTTCAGACATTATGATTCCCATGGCGATACCATCGTTCGGGGGAATGGTGGTTGCCTTAATCACCCTTTTGATTGTACCTGTTTTGTATAGTTGGTGGGGGGAAAGAAGGTTAAGGAACAATCCTGAAGTATTTTCGGAATCATAA
- a CDS encoding DUF3347 domain-containing protein, with amino-acid sequence MKKTMIMLCLALVSWGATAQHDHAAHGAQASSEKMEPMFKDKALGSSYTHYIHLKNALVASDFQQAKSASESLVKALHNVKGSDKVHIEAAKVAQAGSLENQRKAFTALSNEMAALVKSGKLTKGKIYLDYCPMAFNNQGAYWLSETEEIRNPYLGESMLKCGEVKEAYIKGLGTLEKKEPMPMPSGGGHNH; translated from the coding sequence ATGAAAAAAACAATGATCATGCTATGCCTGGCTTTAGTAAGCTGGGGAGCAACCGCACAACACGACCATGCAGCGCATGGCGCACAAGCAAGCAGTGAAAAGATGGAACCCATGTTCAAAGACAAGGCGCTGGGATCTTCCTACACGCACTACATTCATTTGAAGAATGCTTTGGTGGCCTCTGATTTTCAGCAAGCAAAATCTGCTTCTGAATCTTTGGTGAAAGCTCTTCACAATGTAAAAGGAAGTGATAAAGTCCATATAGAGGCGGCCAAAGTTGCACAGGCAGGTTCACTGGAAAACCAGCGAAAGGCTTTTACCGCCTTAAGCAACGAAATGGCCGCATTGGTGAAAAGCGGGAAACTCACTAAAGGAAAAATCTACCTGGACTATTGCCCCATGGCTTTTAACAACCAGGGCGCCTACTGGCTCAGTGAAACCGAAGAGATCAGGAATCCTTATCTCGGCGAGTCCATGCTGAAGTGCGGTGAGGTGAAAGAGGCTTACATCAAGGGACTGGGAACTTTGGAAAAGAAAGAACCCATGCCGATGCCATCGGGAGGTGGGCATAACCATTAG